Proteins from a single region of Callithrix jacchus isolate 240 chromosome 12, calJac240_pri, whole genome shotgun sequence:
- the LOC144578485 gene encoding core-binding factor subunit beta-like has product MRSARRTSRTPAATAARKSLLWPQEPTSLCSFFRPAARGEQRQTPSREYVDLEREAGKVYLKAPMILNGVCVTSKGWIDLQRRDGMGCLEFDEERALQEDALAQQAFEETQRRTREFEERDTSHREEMEMFWLYSFILDKEYWHFFMYVTAY; this is encoded by the exons ATGAGGAGCGCCAGGCGTACTTCCAGAACGCCTGCCGCGACGGCCGCTCGGAAATCGCTTTTGTGGCCACAGGAACCAACCTCTCTCTGCAGTTTTTTCCGGCCGGCTGCCAGGGGAGAACAGCGACAAACACCTAGCCGAGAGTATGTAGACCTAGAAAGAGAAGCAGGCAAGGTATATTTGAAGGCTCCCATGATTCTGAATGGAGTCTGTGTTACCAGCAAAGGCTGGATTGATCTCCAGAGACGGGATGGGATGGGCTGTCTGGAGTTTGATGAGGAGCGAGCCCTGCAGGAGGACGCATTAGCCCAACAGGCCTTTGAAGAGACTCAGAGAAGGACACGAGAATTTGAAGAGAGAGACACGTCTCATCGGGAGGAAATGGAG ATGTTTTGGTTATACAGCTTCATTTTAG ACAAGGAATACTGGCACTTCTTCATGTATGTAACAGCATATTAA